One Alkaliphilus sp. B6464 genomic window carries:
- a CDS encoding ABC transporter permease: MLSYLARRLLLLIPVIIGVTIVTFLLLYVVPGDVVTMIVGERASAEIIEKTTIELGLDKPFHEQYLIYMSKLTRGDLGKSNVNHQSVAKSIAIRFPVTIKLAIFSFIISVIIGILVGVISAVRQNTPMDQMLRSITLIGVSTPVVFSGLLMMYIFGVWLKLLPISGVGDGGLKHYLLPSLVLGLNSAVFNARLTRSCMLEVIRQDYIRTARAKGVSEKIVIYKHAMRNAMIPIITNLIMSIGALLTGSALTETIFALPGIGSFTINAVFARDVPVVMGCFVFQALIFVFANLFVDIAYAIINPRIRFN, from the coding sequence TTGCTTTCATATTTAGCACGTCGATTACTTCTACTTATTCCTGTAATCATTGGTGTTACTATAGTTACATTTCTACTTCTATACGTAGTGCCAGGGGATGTAGTAACTATGATAGTTGGAGAGAGAGCCAGTGCAGAGATTATTGAAAAAACAACAATAGAACTAGGCTTAGACAAGCCTTTTCATGAGCAATACTTAATCTACATGTCTAAACTTACTAGGGGGGACCTTGGAAAATCCAATGTTAACCATCAAAGTGTAGCTAAATCTATAGCTATACGTTTTCCAGTCACAATTAAACTTGCCATCTTTTCTTTTATTATTTCCGTAATTATAGGTATACTTGTAGGGGTTATATCTGCAGTAAGACAAAATACTCCTATGGATCAAATGTTACGATCTATCACACTTATCGGTGTTTCTACCCCAGTTGTATTTTCAGGGTTATTAATGATGTATATATTTGGTGTGTGGCTGAAATTACTTCCCATTTCTGGGGTAGGTGATGGAGGACTAAAGCACTATTTACTGCCATCTCTTGTTCTTGGACTAAACAGTGCTGTATTTAATGCTAGGCTAACCCGATCTTGTATGCTTGAGGTTATAAGACAGGACTATATTCGTACAGCTAGAGCAAAGGGTGTTTCGGAAAAAATAGTTATATATAAGCATGCCATGAGAAATGCTATGATTCCTATAATTACTAATCTAATTATGAGTATAGGTGCGTTGCTCACGGGCTCTGCCTTAACAGAAACTATTTTTGCACTTCCAGGCATAGGGTCCTTCACTATAAATGCTGTATTTGCCAGAGATGTACCTGTAGTTATGGGCTGTTTTGTTTTTCAAGCTCTCATATTTGTATTTGCAAATTTATTTGTAGATATTGCCTATGCCATTATAAATCCACGAATTCGCTTTAACTAA
- a CDS encoding ABC transporter substrate-binding protein has product MITIILSLTLAITACRGKVENTEEVKTGDTHTQGETSKYGGIYESYIASDFNTLDPAFATAALDGEIVSLLYDALVRFDIDGKIVPGLGKSWELPDDKTLIFDLVDNAKFHNGNKVTANDIKYSFERVLDPDVASPRTWVFDKIMGAKDFMEGTAEEVTGIEVIDDYKIKITLEEPFAPFLSMMGMPAAHIVDKNEIEKYSDQNDYALKPVGTGPYAFVEFKPGDRFVVKANEEYFAGRPFLDGINYRVIKDNSTAIAEFEAGNLDVLSIPSVEIDRFANNPQYKPYIINNNTFWNYYIGTMNDKAPFDNRNLRQAVHYAINREAILNAVIPNTSVASHGPIPPGLDGYRSDITSYSYNPEKAKEILLEEGYSKENPLKVKFYHAESASNVALLEPVQAMLNEVGFKVELVSMEWNAYRAAVRQGEPDLFYLSWGADYPDAENYLYPLFHSTMTDGGGNETRYSNPEVDALLELSHKTQDYKERIKLYQQIEDRVIEDSPRIWMYLSRNWTVYKPKVQGVQIYRIFNADKKLDIWLDK; this is encoded by the coding sequence ATGATAACCATTATTCTAAGCCTTACCCTAGCTATTACAGCCTGTAGAGGAAAGGTAGAAAATACGGAAGAAGTCAAAACTGGCGATACACATACACAAGGAGAAACCTCTAAATACGGGGGTATTTATGAGTCGTATATTGCATCTGACTTTAATACACTTGACCCAGCCTTTGCTACAGCTGCCTTAGATGGGGAAATAGTTTCCCTTCTTTACGATGCATTAGTCCGTTTCGATATAGATGGAAAAATAGTTCCGGGTTTAGGTAAATCTTGGGAGCTTCCAGATGATAAAACATTGATATTCGACCTAGTAGACAATGCTAAATTCCATAATGGAAATAAAGTTACTGCCAATGATATTAAATACTCCTTTGAAAGAGTATTAGATCCAGATGTTGCTAGTCCAAGGACTTGGGTTTTTGACAAAATAATGGGAGCTAAGGACTTTATGGAAGGAACAGCTGAAGAGGTTACTGGAATAGAAGTAATTGACGACTATAAAATAAAAATTACTTTAGAAGAGCCCTTTGCTCCATTTCTATCTATGATGGGAATGCCTGCGGCACATATTGTAGATAAAAATGAGATTGAAAAATATTCAGATCAAAATGACTATGCATTAAAGCCAGTTGGAACAGGACCTTATGCTTTTGTAGAGTTTAAGCCAGGGGATAGATTTGTTGTTAAGGCCAATGAAGAATATTTTGCTGGCAGGCCATTTTTAGATGGAATTAACTATAGGGTTATAAAAGATAATTCTACTGCTATTGCAGAATTTGAGGCAGGTAATCTTGATGTACTATCTATACCTTCCGTAGAAATAGATCGCTTTGCTAATAATCCACAGTATAAACCATATATTATTAATAACAATACTTTCTGGAACTACTATATAGGTACCATGAATGACAAAGCACCATTTGATAACAGAAATCTTCGCCAAGCAGTGCATTATGCAATAAATCGAGAGGCTATACTTAATGCAGTAATTCCAAACACATCAGTAGCTAGCCATGGTCCAATTCCTCCAGGACTTGATGGGTATAGATCGGATATAACTTCTTATTCATACAATCCAGAAAAGGCTAAGGAAATTCTTTTGGAGGAAGGCTATTCTAAAGAAAATCCATTAAAGGTTAAGTTTTACCATGCAGAGTCTGCATCTAACGTAGCTTTATTAGAGCCGGTTCAAGCTATGCTTAATGAAGTAGGTTTTAAAGTAGAACTTGTATCTATGGAATGGAATGCCTATAGAGCAGCTGTAAGGCAGGGAGAACCAGATTTGTTTTATTTAAGCTGGGGGGCAGATTATCCAGATGCTGAAAACTATCTTTATCCATTATTCCATTCTACTATGACAGACGGTGGAGGAAACGAAACTAGATATTCTAACCCGGAGGTTGATGCACTTCTAGAACTTTCTCATAAAACTCAAGATTATAAGGAGAGAATTAAGCTATACCAACAAATTGAGGATAGGGTAATAGAAGATTCTCCACGTATATGGATGTACTTAAGTAGAAACTGGACTGTATATAAGCCTAAAGTACAGGGAGTTCAAATTTATCGTATATTTAATGCAGATAAGAAGTTGGATATTTGGTTGGACAAATAA
- a CDS encoding M55 family metallopeptidase, protein MKIYISADMEGIAGIVHGDQTEEGAEFMQSRKLMTEEVNAAIRGAFSGGATEVLVNDSHNTMRNIIIEDLDPRASLISGNKKPLSMMEGVDMGFDGVILVGYHAKAGAPGVISHTYSGIIRSLKINGYELGEAGLNGLVAGCFNVPLIMATGDDKLCEEVRAFFGEVETVAVKRYISRNAAQSRPLKDVYKDIEATAKKAVKGIKNFKPKRLEGPYAMEVVFQNIILTDMAAARIPGVKAVDSSTINFNSTEVLDVFKVFLNIS, encoded by the coding sequence ATGAAAATATACATATCTGCTGATATGGAAGGAATTGCGGGAATAGTTCATGGAGATCAAACAGAAGAAGGCGCAGAGTTTATGCAATCTAGAAAATTAATGACCGAGGAGGTAAACGCTGCCATTCGAGGGGCATTTTCTGGGGGAGCCACAGAAGTGTTAGTAAACGACTCTCATAATACTATGAGAAACATCATAATAGAAGATTTAGACCCTAGAGCTAGTTTAATTTCTGGTAATAAAAAGCCTCTATCAATGATGGAAGGTGTAGACATGGGTTTTGATGGCGTAATACTTGTTGGATACCATGCCAAAGCTGGAGCACCAGGGGTAATATCCCACACCTATTCAGGTATAATTAGAAGCTTAAAGATTAATGGATACGAGCTAGGAGAAGCCGGTTTAAATGGACTAGTAGCAGGATGCTTTAATGTGCCTCTTATAATGGCAACGGGGGATGATAAACTATGTGAAGAAGTAAGGGCATTTTTTGGAGAAGTAGAAACAGTGGCAGTAAAACGATATATAAGCCGAAACGCAGCGCAATCTAGACCACTTAAGGATGTTTATAAAGATATTGAAGCTACTGCAAAAAAAGCAGTAAAGGGCATAAAAAACTTTAAGCCGAAACGATTAGAAGGACCATACGCAATGGAGGTTGTCTTCCAAAACATTATACTGACTGATATGGCAGCTGCCAGAATTCCGGGGGTAAAAGCTGTAGATTCTAGTACTATTAATTTTAATTCTACAGAGGTTTTAGATGTATTTAAGGTATTTTTAAATATATCATAA
- a CDS encoding L-threonylcarbamoyladenylate synthase → MKDTMIIEIDTTEIDSRLMNECANILKQGGTVAFPTETVYGLGANALDSKAVKKIFEAKGRPSDNPLIVHVAKTEEILPLVKEIPEKAHRVIEKFWPGPLTLIFEKSSIIPHEISAGLSTVAIRMPSHPIAIRLIEESGVPIAAPSANISGRPSPTKAEHVVEDLIGKVDAIIAGGACNVGVESTVLDMTGEVPMILRPGGVTKEMLEEVLGDVSIDPAVENPNEIKEAPKAPGMKYTHYAPKADVIIIQGDLNNTVNKIKDIRLSYEAENKRVGIICTDETRDEYDGGIVKSMGSRKHPVTIAANLFKVLREFDDTDVEIILSEAVDTVEIGQAIMNRLKKAAGYRIIEAE, encoded by the coding sequence ATGAAGGACACAATGATTATAGAAATAGATACTACTGAGATAGATAGTAGGTTAATGAATGAATGCGCAAATATTTTAAAACAAGGAGGGACAGTGGCGTTTCCTACAGAAACTGTATATGGTCTAGGAGCTAACGCATTGGACTCAAAGGCTGTAAAAAAAATATTTGAAGCTAAGGGGAGACCCTCTGATAATCCACTAATAGTTCATGTTGCTAAAACGGAGGAAATATTACCATTAGTAAAAGAAATACCTGAAAAGGCTCATAGGGTTATAGAAAAATTTTGGCCTGGGCCTCTAACACTTATTTTTGAAAAAAGTAGTATTATTCCCCATGAAATATCTGCTGGACTTTCTACGGTAGCTATTAGAATGCCTAGTCATCCTATAGCCATTAGGCTTATTGAGGAGTCTGGAGTACCTATAGCTGCTCCTAGTGCTAATATTTCTGGTAGACCAAGTCCTACTAAGGCAGAGCATGTAGTAGAGGATCTAATAGGCAAGGTAGATGCCATAATTGCAGGAGGAGCTTGTAATGTTGGTGTAGAGTCAACTGTTTTAGATATGACTGGAGAAGTACCTATGATATTACGTCCAGGTGGAGTTACTAAGGAAATGTTGGAGGAAGTGCTAGGAGATGTGAGTATAGATCCAGCTGTTGAGAATCCTAATGAAATAAAGGAAGCTCCTAAAGCGCCGGGCATGAAATATACCCACTATGCACCCAAAGCTGACGTTATAATTATTCAGGGAGACTTGAATAACACCGTAAATAAAATAAAAGATATTAGACTTAGTTACGAAGCAGAGAATAAAAGAGTTGGTATAATTTGCACCGACGAGACTAGGGATGAGTATGATGGAGGTATAGTAAAATCCATGGGTAGCAGAAAACACCCAGTAACAATAGCAGCTAACCTATTTAAAGTGTTAAGAGAATTTGATGATACTGATGTAGAGATTATTTTATCCGAGGCTGTAGACACTGTAGAAATTGGACAGGCTATAATGAACAGATTAAAAAAAGCAGCGGGCTACCGAATAATAGAAGCCGAATGA
- a CDS encoding peptidoglycan D,D-transpeptidase FtsI family protein — protein sequence MESNRKIVHVIVFMSLLFFSIIGYLTYIQIFRADKMAQNPYNKRRFAIEDKTIRGTIYDRNGVVLAETQVGEDGTMKRLYTHNRLYSHIIGYSSKQYGKAGIESYYNDQLLALTADNPLAKLRQSITGERIKGHNLLLTIDHELQKKAESLLDGKTGSIVAMNPKTGEVLAMVSKPDYNPNSLTDDWSKLVEDERSPLLNRSLSGLYPPGSIYKSIIAAGVLQNGNIDTNYDCTGSITIDGYVLTDANKNGHGYLDLKQSIIVSCNTNFARMGVELGSKAVTDISKAFLIGGKLKSDMPIAQSRYPYSQGMNPTDIAAVSIGQGKLLVTPMHMAAVASTFANKGVMMSPYIVEEVRSADGRVVSSAKSEGTQVIAETVADEVTDMMVAAVNQGTGSNASIWGVDVAGKTGTAQNETGANHSWFIGFAPANDPQIAVAVILESEGRSGGAAAAPIARDVIRQGLKGGQ from the coding sequence TTGGAGAGTAATAGAAAAATAGTTCACGTAATTGTATTTATGAGCCTTTTATTTTTTAGTATAATAGGTTATTTAACCTATATTCAAATATTTAGAGCAGATAAAATGGCGCAAAATCCTTATAATAAAAGACGATTTGCTATAGAGGATAAAACTATAAGGGGGACTATTTACGACCGTAATGGTGTTGTATTGGCAGAAACTCAAGTTGGGGAAGACGGTACAATGAAAAGACTATATACTCACAACAGATTATATAGCCATATTATAGGTTATAGCTCTAAGCAGTATGGGAAGGCAGGTATAGAGTCCTACTATAATGATCAATTACTAGCTCTAACAGCTGATAATCCTTTAGCTAAACTTAGACAAAGTATTACAGGTGAGCGTATTAAAGGACATAATCTACTGCTTACTATAGACCATGAATTGCAAAAAAAGGCAGAAAGCTTATTGGATGGAAAAACAGGATCAATTGTAGCTATGAACCCTAAAACAGGAGAAGTATTGGCTATGGTAAGTAAGCCGGATTATAATCCAAATAGTCTAACAGATGACTGGTCCAAGCTTGTAGAGGATGAAAGAAGTCCTCTGCTTAATAGAAGTCTTTCTGGGCTATATCCGCCAGGATCTATATATAAGTCTATTATAGCTGCTGGTGTGCTTCAAAATGGTAATATAGACACTAATTATGACTGTACAGGCTCTATAACTATAGACGGATATGTTTTAACGGATGCTAATAAAAATGGCCATGGTTACTTAGATTTAAAACAATCTATAATAGTGTCTTGTAACACTAACTTTGCAAGAATGGGAGTAGAACTAGGAAGTAAAGCAGTGACAGATATTTCTAAAGCCTTTTTAATTGGTGGAAAGTTGAAATCTGATATGCCTATTGCTCAAAGCAGATATCCTTACAGCCAAGGTATGAATCCTACTGACATAGCTGCTGTGTCCATAGGTCAAGGTAAGCTATTGGTGACCCCAATGCATATGGCTGCTGTAGCTTCTACATTTGCTAATAAAGGAGTTATGATGTCTCCTTATATAGTAGAGGAAGTTAGAAGTGCCGATGGAAGGGTAGTGTCATCTGCCAAAAGTGAAGGTACTCAAGTTATTGCTGAAACTGTAGCTGATGAAGTAACAGATATGATGGTGGCAGCAGTAAACCAAGGGACAGGTAGTAATGCAAGTATATGGGGAGTAGATGTTGCAGGAAAAACCGGGACTGCACAAAATGAAACTGGAGCAAATCATTCTTGGTTTATAGGTTTTGCACCTGCCAATGATCCACAGATTGCGGTTGCGGTTATTTTAGAGTCTGAGGGAAGAAGTGGTGGAGCAGCAGCGGCTCCAATTGCAAGAGATGTAATAAGGCAGGGTTTAAAAGGAGGACAATAG
- a CDS encoding FtsW/RodA/SpoVE family cell cycle protein: MNIYNRFKIRRPIYILIIINLLFFGLLYLYVQPLDYSILAAGGGVIGLMLVSYVVIVKRQMGDQYIFLIISMLTSLGIIMLYRLNPSYGFKQIKIYGLGVILYFLSYIFFRLIKNWDRYIFFYIGFNILLFLATFAFGTNIKGATNWINIAGFSFQPAEVIKISFVFFIASYYKLRLSSDEEVVLSKQLDKYKAKIKNVYVFLGLVYMHIFFLLLQRELGISMLFYIVFLSIFYIYEEDQKLIFYNLGLAVIIAILSYFTMSHVEVRLTTWINPWKDISGRGYQITQSLFAIAAGGFFGTGLGLGNPEYIPEVHTDFIFSAICEEMGVFGGMAVVLLYFILTYRGFKIALTIKEPFKKIVALGITLIYGYQTFIIVGGVIKLIPLTGVTLPFVSYGGTSLISAFISFGILQAISKKTLEGEEVALIGE; encoded by the coding sequence ATGAACATCTATAACCGATTTAAAATAAGACGACCTATTTACATATTAATAATTATAAACCTATTGTTTTTCGGGTTGCTTTATTTATATGTTCAGCCATTGGATTATTCAATATTAGCGGCAGGTGGAGGAGTAATTGGGTTAATGCTAGTCTCCTATGTTGTTATTGTGAAAAGGCAGATGGGGGATCAGTATATATTCTTAATTATATCTATGTTAACTAGCCTAGGTATTATAATGCTCTATCGCCTAAACCCATCCTATGGATTTAAACAAATTAAAATATATGGACTTGGGGTTATCCTATATTTTTTATCCTATATATTTTTTAGGCTTATAAAAAATTGGGATCGCTATATATTTTTTTACATCGGCTTTAATATTCTACTGTTTTTAGCAACCTTTGCTTTTGGAACTAACATAAAGGGAGCAACTAACTGGATTAATATAGCCGGATTCTCTTTTCAACCTGCGGAGGTAATTAAAATAAGCTTTGTGTTTTTTATTGCTTCATACTATAAGCTAAGACTTAGTTCCGATGAGGAGGTAGTTCTTTCTAAACAGTTAGACAAATACAAGGCAAAGATTAAAAATGTATATGTATTTTTAGGTCTAGTTTATATGCATATTTTCTTCCTGCTACTTCAAAGAGAGCTAGGTATATCTATGCTCTTTTACATTGTATTTCTAAGTATATTCTATATTTATGAAGAAGATCAAAAACTGATTTTTTATAACTTAGGTTTGGCAGTAATAATAGCCATACTGAGTTATTTTACTATGAGCCATGTAGAGGTTAGATTAACTACATGGATTAATCCTTGGAAGGACATTTCTGGAAGAGGATATCAAATTACTCAATCTTTATTTGCTATTGCAGCAGGAGGATTTTTTGGAACAGGTTTAGGCCTTGGTAATCCAGAGTATATTCCAGAGGTACACACGGATTTTATTTTTTCTGCCATATGCGAAGAGATGGGTGTATTTGGTGGAATGGCTGTGGTACTTCTTTACTTTATATTAACCTATAGGGGATTTAAAATAGCTCTAACAATTAAGGAACCTTTCAAAAAAATTGTTGCTCTTGGTATAACTTTAATATATGGATATCAAACATTTATTATAGTTGGGGGAGTTATTAAACTAATTCCACTTACTGGAGTTACACTTCCATTTGTTAGTTATGGCGGAACCTCTTTGATTTCAGCATTTATATCCTTTGGTATTTTACAGGCTATTTCTAAAAAAACCTTAGAGGGAGAGGAGGTAGCTTTAATTGGAGAGTAA
- a CDS encoding FHA domain-containing protein: MFKILSWIIRYLFIILIYYFLYGIIRLIYLDIQSINKINQKGYNNPYLKLINRKERLDFDIQEFYDLKDVTTIGRAKGSTIQLLDKYISSNHVKITMDEGEYFLEDQGSVNGTYLNSTKIEDVAKLKNGDRIGIGQVEFLFVKEVVE; this comes from the coding sequence ATGTTTAAAATCCTTTCATGGATTATAAGATATTTATTTATAATTTTGATATATTATTTCCTTTATGGGATTATTAGACTTATATATTTAGATATTCAATCTATTAACAAGATTAATCAAAAAGGATATAATAATCCCTATTTAAAGCTTATTAATAGAAAGGAACGTCTTGACTTTGATATACAGGAGTTTTATGATCTGAAAGACGTAACGACTATTGGACGAGCAAAGGGAAGCACCATTCAGCTGTTGGACAAGTATATTTCTTCTAATCATGTAAAAATAACTATGGACGAGGGAGAGTACTTTTTAGAGGACCAAGGTAGCGTTAATGGAACCTATTTAAATAGTACAAAGATAGAAGATGTAGCTAAACTTAAAAATGGAGACCGTATTGGCATAGGGCAAGTGGAGTTTCTATTTGTAAAAGAGGTGGTAGAATAA
- a CDS encoding ZIP family metal transporter — protein sequence MSHLASTTLIGFIVGVLGTGLGGAFSFFMKNPSRRFLSSIIGLSGGVMLAIVAFELLPEAFDIAGVTNTAIGLGMGAIISAFLDSLIAPSTKTRLSEKQGYLKTGILLGLGIALHNFPEGLAIGSGFAAESRLGISLAIVIALHNVPEGIAMVVPMKIGGYGTLKAFLLTLLVGAPMGLGAYFGVLIGEMAYGLIGICLAFAGGTMLYITIGELIPKGKELDKGRISTIFAIFGFILGIIISKRF from the coding sequence ATGAGTCATTTAGCAAGCACTACCCTAATAGGATTTATAGTTGGAGTTTTAGGTACAGGACTTGGAGGAGCATTTAGCTTTTTTATGAAAAATCCATCTAGACGTTTTTTAAGTAGTATTATAGGATTGTCTGGTGGAGTTATGCTTGCAATAGTTGCATTTGAATTGCTGCCAGAGGCATTTGATATTGCGGGGGTAACAAATACCGCTATAGGCTTAGGTATGGGAGCTATTATATCTGCATTTTTAGATAGTCTAATTGCCCCATCTACAAAAACTAGGTTATCAGAAAAACAGGGCTACTTAAAAACTGGTATTTTGCTAGGGTTAGGTATTGCGCTACATAACTTTCCGGAGGGTCTTGCAATTGGCTCAGGATTTGCAGCAGAAAGTAGATTAGGTATTAGCCTTGCGATAGTAATTGCACTACATAATGTGCCAGAGGGTATTGCTATGGTAGTTCCTATGAAGATAGGGGGCTATGGGACTTTAAAGGCATTTTTGCTTACTTTATTAGTAGGTGCACCTATGGGACTGGGAGCATATTTTGGTGTGTTAATTGGGGAAATGGCTTATGGACTTATTGGAATTTGTCTTGCCTTTGCAGGTGGAACCATGCTATATATTACAATTGGCGAGCTTATTCCAAAGGGAAAAGAGCTAGATAAGGGACGTATTTCCACAATATTTGCTATATTTGGATTTATTTTGGGTATTATAATTTCTAAAAGATTCTAG
- the prfA gene encoding peptide chain release factor 1: MLDKLAFLEEKYEDLSEKIGDPEVINNQNQWKKLVKEHSDLEEIVVKYREYKAAEEGLQGAKEILRDKEADDELKEMAKMEISDLEDQIQVLEDELKILLLPKDPNDDKDVIVEIRAGAGGDEAGLFAADLFRMYTRYAESVGWKVEMMSANDTGVGGYKEVIFMIKGHGAYSKLKYESGVHRVQRIPSTESGGRIHTSTITVAVLPEVDDVDFELNMNDIRVDVFRSSGNGGQSVNTTDSAVRVTHIPTGAVVSCQDEKSQLKNKEKALKILRARLLDILIQEQQAEIAQNRKSQVGTGDRSERIRTYNFPQGRITDHRINLTIYKLDSFLNGDIEEMIDALITTDQAERMQEAGN, encoded by the coding sequence ATGCTAGATAAACTAGCTTTTTTAGAAGAAAAATATGAGGATTTAAGTGAAAAAATAGGTGATCCAGAAGTAATTAATAATCAAAACCAATGGAAAAAATTAGTTAAAGAACATTCAGACTTAGAAGAAATAGTAGTAAAATATCGTGAATATAAGGCAGCCGAAGAAGGACTACAGGGTGCTAAGGAGATTCTTAGAGATAAGGAAGCAGATGATGAATTAAAGGAAATGGCTAAAATGGAAATTAGTGACCTTGAAGACCAGATACAAGTTCTTGAAGATGAACTAAAGATTTTACTATTACCTAAAGATCCTAACGATGATAAGGACGTTATTGTAGAGATTCGTGCTGGAGCTGGCGGAGACGAGGCCGGATTATTTGCAGCGGATTTATTTAGAATGTACACAAGATATGCAGAAAGCGTAGGCTGGAAGGTTGAAATGATGAGTGCCAACGACACTGGAGTAGGTGGATATAAGGAAGTTATATTCATGATTAAGGGACACGGTGCATACTCAAAGTTGAAGTATGAAAGTGGCGTTCATCGTGTACAAAGAATTCCAAGTACGGAATCTGGCGGTAGAATTCATACATCTACAATAACTGTAGCCGTATTACCTGAAGTAGATGATGTAGACTTTGAATTAAATATGAACGATATTCGGGTAGACGTATTCCGTTCTTCTGGAAATGGTGGACAGTCAGTTAATACAACAGACTCTGCTGTTCGTGTTACGCATATACCTACTGGTGCTGTTGTATCTTGCCAAGACGAAAAGTCTCAGCTTAAAAACAAGGAAAAGGCATTAAAGATCTTAAGAGCAAGATTACTTGATATTTTAATTCAAGAGCAACAGGCAGAAATTGCACAAAACAGAAAGAGTCAAGTAGGAACTGGAGATAGAAGTGAGAGAATTAGAACATATAACTTCCCGCAAGGACGTATTACAGATCATCGTATTAACTTGACTATATATAAGTTGGATTCTTTCTTAAATGGCGATATTGAAGAAATGATTGATGCTTTAATTACTACAGACCAGGCCGAAAGAATGCAGGAAGCAGGTAACTAA
- the prmC gene encoding peptide chain release factor N(5)-glutamine methyltransferase, translating into MVSIGQLLREGTEKLQIAGISTPRLDSEVLLYDLLDVERIYLHMYPEKEVSKKVQESFWCRIEKRTNHMPIQYIVNKQEFMGIDFKVEEGVLIPRGDTEILVEKVINIYENDYSPNKVKIMDIGTGSGAIVVSLAKYINNSLLTAIDISPKALDVAKKNASAHCVENRITFLEGSLFNPIHGKNEYKTYDFIISNPPYIPRAVVETLHPGVKDYEPRLALDGGEDGLDFYREITIAAKDYLKDEGWLLFEIGHDQGESVSRLLNINGFRNVEVLKDLAGLDRVVLGKK; encoded by the coding sequence ATGGTAAGTATCGGACAACTGCTAAGGGAAGGGACAGAAAAGTTACAGATAGCAGGTATAAGCACACCTAGGCTAGATTCAGAGGTTTTACTTTATGATTTATTAGATGTAGAGAGGATTTATCTGCATATGTATCCCGAAAAGGAAGTTTCTAAGAAAGTCCAAGAAAGTTTCTGGTGTCGAATAGAAAAAAGAACTAATCATATGCCTATCCAATATATTGTAAACAAACAGGAGTTTATGGGCATAGATTTTAAGGTAGAAGAAGGAGTGTTAATCCCTAGGGGAGATACGGAGATTTTAGTTGAAAAGGTAATAAATATTTATGAAAATGATTATTCGCCTAATAAGGTGAAAATAATGGATATAGGAACTGGGAGCGGTGCTATTGTAGTTAGTTTAGCTAAGTATATTAATAATTCTTTGTTAACCGCAATAGATATTTCACCTAAGGCTTTGGATGTTGCAAAAAAAAATGCCAGTGCACACTGTGTAGAAAATAGAATTACATTTCTTGAAGGAAGTTTATTTAACCCAATCCATGGGAAAAATGAATATAAAACCTATGATTTTATAATATCTAATCCCCCATATATTCCTAGAGCTGTAGTAGAAACCCTGCACCCAGGAGTAAAAGATTATGAGCCACGTTTAGCCTTAGATGGCGGAGAGGATGGACTAGACTTTTATAGGGAAATTACTATAGCTGCTAAAGATTATTTAAAAGATGAAGGCTGGCTATTGTTTGAAATTGGTCATGATCAAGGGGAATCTGTTAGTAGGCTTTTAAATATCAATGGGTTTAGGAATGTTGAAGTATTAAAGGATTTGGCAGGACTCGACCGTGTGGTGTTAGGGAAAAAATAG